From the Lepus europaeus isolate LE1 chromosome 14, mLepTim1.pri, whole genome shotgun sequence genome, the window TGACACAGCATTACTAAAATGGCAACCCAGCAGCCACACAACTTGACAGACGGCACCAAAAATGGAGAGCGTGGCAAGGAAACAGGAGCATAAACCTGGACAGGGAGGGTAGCAACCAGTGTTTACAAACACAAGCCAGAGGCTCGGCCATAAACTACCCGAGACTGCACTGAAATCTCTGAAAATACATTGCCAGGCCTTAGGAGTTTCTATTTTCTATGCTATCTAACCCCGCCACCAACTCTTTCCTGCAAAATTCACTCATTCCAAAATGGTACCACGACAACTCCTGCTGAAATACAATCTGAGACTCTCAAGGGAGGGAAAGACCAAAATAGCCCTCAAGGGAGAGCCAGACCAGCATGGTCTGCTTGAAGCACTCAAGAAGTCGCTGGGAGAAGTCGCTGACCAGGCCTTTCCAGAGATGCCCACCCCATCCTTCACCTCCATGGCACTGCACTAGCGAGGTCTCCTCAACCCCAAGGGAAGCTTACAGAGGGACATTCCAACATTGATCCATACCTTTCCCATCTTGGTTCCAATTTTAGGCCATTCTTCCAAAAGATACTAACACAACAATGCTAGTAAATAATGCAGATTACACTCCGAATTCTCAGACATGAGAAGAAAAAGTCCCCAAACTACAAATAATCCAACCTCTACCACCAGTGCGTCTTCCAAGCCCAACCTCCTCCGCGGTGCCTCACCAACTCCGAAAATGAAGAGCGCCTGCTGCAGCCGCCCAGGGCGCCCAGTGGTGAGGTCAGCAGCATGTCCGGCCCCGCCCTACTGAGGCAATCTTACTCCCTGACACAGAGGAGCGAGGCCCAGCTGCCCAAGATCCCAGCTGCAACCACCAGAGGCGAGAGGGACCCCACTTTCATCGGTAGCACCCAGGAGACCCCTTTCTCAGTGAGCCACAGGCCACCTCTAGACTCAACAACACCCACTGCCAAACAGACGGAAGGATCTGCAACCCCTCCTAGCACCCACATGTTCAAGTCCATGTGTTGTCTGATACCTCTCCCCAGATTATGCAGACACGAAAGTTCTGATTTTTATCAAGAACAAAATATTCTATAGTACGTGAGCAAAGAGGACACCAACAAGATGATTTGCAACCCTTTTCTTTGCTCCCCAAGACAAACtattaaaaatggaaacttgTCCGTGGTATTTTCTCACCTGAAAAAGACAAGCCAAGATTATGGTGAGAGAAGAATagcaggaagaacctagagggaatTACGACAAGTCAACCCAACAAGGATACAGAAGAAAATACTGAGCTGCATGGAGGAAATATGAACAGATTTGTGACTCCAAGAAAATCCATCACCACCAAAAATTATCCAGAGCTCCCAAAAGTCTCTGCAAAGAATTCTATTATATTCTCCTTCCATCAGAGCCTTCTGGTCAGGCAAGcttgaggaggggagagaggaatagAAGCGGAGAGAGTATATCAGAGGAATTCAGAGCCATATTTCCCAGAACACTGATTACCACAAGGCAGAATGATCACTGGAAAGACAAGGAGAATGGCAGAGCTGTCACAAGAAGACTAAACCATTAACTTGCTTGAGATAAATAGCCTGTTGCAACATATATACACAGTGCCCAACACATGTTCACAGACTGGCTGAAGATGCCATCAAGAAACTATGTACACTGTCTCAACATACAAGAGGAGACAAGAAAGAAGATggctctctctcattcccaccaCCAAGTAGAAGATGCCAATGAGGAGTGATGTGCAGTGCCCCAAAGGACACAATCTGAAGCCAAACAGGCCCAACTGGGCTGGGCACAAGAGTTGCCTAACCTGCTGGCAAAGCCGAATAGAAGGGGTTCAGAGATGTGAGGTGTAAGTAATTAGTTCCTCCTCCCAGGGTTCAGTTGTACTAACCTCAGAGTTAGTCTGATATCAGCATACTGGAGAGAGTGACCTATCGCTCTCTGTTTCGAGGAACCACGATGCCAGCTGTCTCCAGGTGAGGCCAGAAAGAACAATGGGTTGGGGAATGTCTCACAGAGAGGTCCCCATTGCCTTGGATGTATCTGGAGAACTTATACTTTCCATGGGGCCTAGTAACAAGATCACTGCCCTTCTTGAAGGTCACTTGATACACTGTATAAAAGTCAAGCTggtgaaaaaaatgagaaagaggagGAATTTCCCATGAAAAGAACTGGTACCTGTAGGCTTACTTGTAATGCACCATAGTTGCTGCTTCCTCTTTTCCAGCGGCACAGAGGTTAAGTCTGAGAGACAATAACTTTCCAACTAGTTAGTGATTCGAACAGTGAGCCACCAGAGCAGGCATGACTTGAGACACCGTCTGGTGATATAAAGCCCCCTTTTAGAAAGATGAGAAAACATTCTCAGAGAGGTGAAATGACTtgcaaaatgcaaatcagaagCCCAGTAAAGGCTAGCACCCAGACCTTTAGCTTCTAGTTCAATGCTGCCGAGTCTATCTCactacagaaaaaataataaagaaagggCATGGAGAGCAAGGCAAGAAGGAGGTTTCTTTTGGCTTCTGGCATCCAGGGAAAGGAGAATGGGGTCACCTCTAAGAGAAAACCCAAGAGAGCTCAGCTAATCAGGACTGTGCTCGGGAAGGAAGCAGGGACAGTCATTACCTTTCAACACCAGAGGTTCTTTGCCTTCTCTCTTCAGGGACTCGAGGACTATGTGAAGTGGCTGGGAGGGCATCACTCGGCTCAGCTCATTGGTATTCTCATCATAAACTATAATTTCTTTGGAAAAGATCCTCTTGAAAGAGTCCTTGCCTTCCCTACAGGAGATCAAATCTAGGACCGTGATCTTGCCCTGCTGCAGTCTCCGCCGGCTGATCTTATCGGCACAGTTAATGTGGACAGCTCCTTGGATGTGGCTCTTGTTGTACTCCATGAAGGGCCTGCAGTCAATGATGACAGGGCCCTGGCTGGGCAGGTGACTCTTGCTGCATTTGGTCATCTTCTTCGCCAAGTCATTAGGGTAGATTATTTTGATGCTGGCTAGCTGCTTGGGGGTCCCCGACACAGGGCTGCCCACCCCACCCGATGGACTTAAAGAGCCTGTGTTCTCATTGTTGTTGACCATCTGGTTCGTAGGGCAGGTGGTAGAGGTTCCGATGGCGGTGGTGGCAGTGCCCGAGGCGATGGCTTGGGTTTGGGCCTGATTGTCCTTGTCGTAGGTTGCCACAGTGCAGCAGCTGGCACTGCTACATCCACAATTCAGGGAGCGGGCAGAGCCGCTGGATGAGGGCATATACGTCAGATTCGCAGCCTTGAGGGACACAACGGTGGTGGCAATGACGGGAGTGTGGCTGTTACTGCCCGGGGTGGCAGAGCCAAGGTAGCTAGAGTCTAAACAAAGGTTGAGATCCTGAGGTCGGACGGGCCTAGACAGTGCCACTACTACCCTGTCGTCTAAAGGAGACGGAGGCATGAGGAGGCTGAAAACTGGCAATTCAAGAAGAACTCAAGATAGTCTGcaaagaagggggaggggaaagaaagaataaaaacacgTGATACAAAAGGCAGTCTCATCCAATCCCTAGGAAAGGCCTTTGCATCCCTGGGAGCAGAGTAGTCCCAAGTGCCCTTTATCTTGCCGCTATCAAAGCTTGGATGTATTCATAGGAGGATGCAAATCTGAGGGCCCCTGATCAGTTTTGCTGTGAAGTCTAGGGTTCCATTCAGAGGTAATGTTGTAAATGTTAATGAGCAACCTGTCAGGGACTGACATCAAAGTTCAGTCTCGGAGAAAGTACAAGCACCAAGAATTAGGAAAGCtcaagacagaaaggaaggttcTTAAGAGGCATCTATTTTGAGCCTCACGCCCTGAGCAGAGGATTCTGCAACTGAGAAAGCCCTGATTGCCCACCTTCGAATCCTTCCCACTTCATCCCTTCACTCCCTGCAAAGCCAGAGGGATGACCAAGAGCATTGCCAAGGCTCACGGAAATATACAGCAGCTAAATACACATTGGGGCCGATGTCAACTTTCTGCACCTGAGAGGGAAAGGATCCCCCTAAGTGGAACCTCTTTTGCCAGGAGCGAGTCTTGCTTTCCATTCTGTTGGGTCCTTTGAAATGCACAATATAGTCATATTAAAACCTCACAGGCTTTCTGGTAGCCTCATTAATTAATCTGCATTTCCCCCCTTTGCACTAAACACTGGTgtcctaaaacaaaatctgaagCCAAGGAGTTATCTATGGAAACCTCCCCCCCATCCTGCACTCCTGCCCTCTTCATCTCCCCTGCTATGCATCCTAGAGCTTTTCTCAGTGGGTAGCAGCTGCTTTGTATAGGATTTTAATCCCATACAGATATCTGCCCCTTGGAGAGTAGGCATGGGATAAAGACTTCCCTTTTAGCCTGTCCTTGttgaagggaggcagggaagtgGAGACCAGGAGTCTACCCCTGATGTCTTCAGAGACCACCTGAACAGGAATGGTCCCTTCCTACCTGTGAGCTCAGGGACACCCTACAACTCGACCCCGCTGACTCCTCTATCAGACATgcacacagcaaagaaaccaaaccCCGAGCAAGAGCCGCTCACCCAAACGAACTTCAAGAGCTGTCCGggaaaaatgtcatctatcatcCGTCTACACACGATTGTCACCATTCTCTGACACAGAGCCAAAGTGTTCACAGGCGGAATccgcacacacacgcgcgcacacataGGGGCACGCACCCACCACCAGGTCCGCAGGTCCCCACTGACTCGGGTGtcgctctctcacacacactgctCCCTTGCGTATgcgtagtattttttttttttgaggagcgAGTACTATTccatattccaaaagctgtaacTGTCCCAGCGGGACCAAGCAGCCAAAGTCTTGTTATTGTGTTACCTGGTGGGGCACGTCCAGGATCCACAGCCTGCTTCCTCCGAGAGGGGCGCGCCAGCGCTTCCGCAGGCACGCGCGCCTGGACCCCCGCCTCCACACGGGGTGCGTGGCCCGCACACACGCACCGGACGTGCGGACAGATCTGCAGCCCTGCAGCAGACGGTCGGGCGTCTGTGCTGCGCGTGAAACCATCCAGTCTGGCCCAGGAAACCTCCAGGAGAAACCTCGAGCTGAGcccccctgccctggccagccGCCCTTCCGCTGCTAGGCAGGGGCTGGAAAGAAAAACTAAGTGATTAGCCCGTGCTCCTTGCCCGCTCCGGGGGCACGGAACGCGGCCCCCTTCTCGCCGCCGCACGGCGCGTGGAGAAGCCCCGGACATTTAGTAGAACTGCCGCAAAGCATCCCAACAAACCTCGCTTTTGCTTCGCCTCCGACCCGAGTAGGCTGCAGGGCGAGTAATCGcaccgggcagcggggccaggagCCCCAAGCTCGGAGGCGTACCTGCTGGGCTCCTCGGTCAGCATCgcgcctccctctcccctctctcacgcacacacacacacacacgcacagacacgcACCTCCACTCCCGGGCTCTCCGGAGTGGCCCCGGCGACTCCCACTTACTTCATCAATAAGTGTAGCCTTCCACCCCCAGGCGCTCGGCTTCAGCTAAGGACTCGCACCTTCAGCCCCCATTCACTTGGCTTCATTGATCTCCAGCAGCAACATAGTTACTTTCTCTTTTGCTACACTGTAAATGTAAGATTCTGAGGGGGCGGGCCGGCCTGCGACCGACGGCGCCTTGGGCCAGTAGGAATCCGGAGAAAACAGACCGCTACCTCATAGAGGCCCGCGGCCAATGGGCGGCCGAGGGGGGCGGAGCTGTGGGCGTGGCCTCGCCTCGTCAGGGCGGGTTTATCCGACGCGGCCCCGGGTCCTCTGTGTTAGAACACGGGCGGTGATGTCATTGGCAACCAATCAAAAACTTAAAAGAGCCAGCCGGGGCCCGCGCGGAGCAGCTGCTCTCTATTTACATGTAAGCCGGCGCGGCCCGCCGCCTTAACCCTTTCCGGGGCTGAATTGTCAATGGGCGGCTCGGGCTAAACCGGGCTCTTCCCTCCTCGACGGGATCCTCCGTCCAGACGCCCCTCGCCCTGAGACCCGCCGCGCGGCCTCctcatctctcctccctcctccggACCGATGACCCAAAGTGCCGGAGTAACTTTCTGAAGGCCGGGGACCACGGACACCCTCCGGCTCCACCTGGGAGAGCTGTGACCTGACAGACCCTCCCCGGGATTCGCCCACTTTTGCCAagacttcccccccacccccccgggaCGCCTCggagcccgcccgcccgccctggGCCCCGCACCGAGGGCCCCGACTCCGGAGCCGCCGCGGGCCGGCGGCCACTCGGCCCCTCCTCCTCCGGGCGGCCCGCAGATGTCGCTGCCCCACCGGCGGCCCCACTGGTACCCCGCGCAGCGGCAGCGCGCCTCCTTCTTGTTCTCCTGTATCCGCGACCCGGTCACGCCCCCGCCGTCGCCAGCCTGGGCCCCCGGGCTCGACCCTGAGCACACAGGTGGCGCGGCGGAGGGCTGCCCggaggaggcagaggcctggggccACGTCCGCTGCGACCGCGGGCGGGCGCTGAGCCGCTGCATCGCTGCGGTTCCCCAGGGCccggcgccccgcgccccgccgcgcACCGCCCAGGGCCCCCGAAGCTCGCCCCAGTCGGCGCCCACCCCGTCTCCCCCGCGGCGCGTCGGGTCTCCGCAGCCCGCCTGCCTTACTGGCCTCGGCCGCCGCCCCTCCACCCAGCACGGTCCCCGGCGAGCGGAGGAGCGCCAGCCCGGCGCTTCTGGAACTGCGGCCGCGGGCGGCAAAGAGCCGGAGCCCGGCGTCCACAGCCTGGCTGCACGGAGCCGGAGGAGCGCCGAGGAGCCCGCGCCGCCGCTCGCCGTGCCCCCGACTTGGACTGGCAGAAGGGTCCCCTGCCGGTGCGCAGGGGACAAGGGCCGGGGCAAGCTGCTGGTCGCCGCCTCAGGAAAATGCCAGGAGAATTTCAGGAAAGTTGCCCTGGAAAACAAAAAGGATTGGAAAAACCCAGATGAACTGTGGAGATATTACAACAAAGAATCCTGAAGAAAGACAgctttttctccctcccctgcacccctgtctcagggaggagggggcacaaAGCGAAATAATGACGATGCAGTAAAACAGGATGAACACTATGGAAATATatggttgagattttttttctccccctctctgtctcttcattacCTGATTGGAGGTGTTTAGAGAAAGGCTTCAGTCTCCAGACCTAATAAATAGACTAGGTGGTAGGGCATATTTATATAATTGCTTGCAGTGtgggtctgaaaccaggaggggTCAAGCCATGACTAGCTGGCCACCTGTGCCCACTGAGCTGTTGAGAGAAGTCCCCCTGAACACCTCTGCATAAGTACAGGCCCATACACAGTCCAACTTCCCACACTAAAGTTTGAACAAGCATCAAGTGCCTCCGAGCGTCTTAAATAGGAAAAAACTGGGTAGGCCCACTGCGTGCATTCAGGCCTTTGATAACAAATGAGCTGAGCGTGTCCTCTTCGCTTCTCACGGCTTTGAGGATCAGCAGGTCAAGGCCAGGAATGCAGGTTTGTAGGTAATCACAGTCATCTGAGAACTTCCTTGAGGGTCTACCCTGAATCTATTTGGAGCTGAAAGGCTGCGAGCAGAGACAACTATTGGGAAACAGTGTTTGCTAACTCAAAGTGTGAGAGGTCTAAGTCCTAATTCTGACTCCCAGTGTTCCCCCAGAGTTAGGGTTGGTTTATTTAGCAGAAGCGGTAATGCCCTAGctcagaaggaaaaaggaaaagtgcCCACGCAAGTGCTCAGGGGAAGACAAGACTGCTGATAAAAGGCACTCAGTAGCAACTCATTGCACTTGCTTCAGGGAATGGGGTGCCTCTACTTAAAGGTGCTTATGATCTATAAATTATGAATTCACTGCTAATGCCTCGGTATCTAAGCCCAAAGTGGGGATTTATACAATTGCCAAAAAAGTTCTTAACAGCTTTTCTCACAGGCCCAAAAGAAGAAAGTAActtcaaaaagaaatataattcatttaATGAGATGATTATTATAGTTTCAAACCAGTGAATTATTATAATCTAGTTGACTGAGAATCTAAACCATTCAGGCTGAAAAATTGGGAAAGATGGCAAAATTCCTTATTATCAAATCTAAAACATGGAGTAATCACCAAATCATTTACAGAAACAAGaatgtatttttctaaaattaaacatCTCTAAGAGTATATAATTTACATTCAGATTACAGAGTGGTAgaacaaataggaaaaaatagaGAGGTTTTCCCAGTTATTACTAAGTAGGGGTGATTTTGTTCCTGTTTTTCAGTCATAACGTGAGAACACCATATGAAACACTGCCCTGAGATTGAAATTTGTAATGCCAGTCAGCCAGTGGCTATGAGTCTGATCTGTATACAAATAACCAGAAGAACCTTAATGTTCAGCAGTAATGAAGCATCCTCCTTATATCTAGGTGTTGTAGCATGATGTACTGAGTCATAGTTTTGTTCCTACAAACATCATAAAAAAGAATTGATTGTTTCAGTTCAAAGTGCTATGTGTTAAAGCCTAAAAAATGAAGCTAACTTAGACCAATGTAAAAGATATAATACGGAGTGTTTTAGACAAAACTGTTCATTAAATTACTTCCTTTTTGTGCAATCTATTGGTTAAGCATGCAGGGTAACGGAAGAAGAGGTCTGGTCTTTGAAATAATCTTTACGGTAAAGGTGAATTCCTGGAGGTATCAGACTTAATGCACAGAATAAACTTGGAAATAATAAATCCCATGATAAAAATGATATTGAGTGGGAAGTGGGGAATGGACTGAGGAATAGAAAAGTGGAGTGGTAAGCCACTGAGATCTTTGAGGCCAGCTGAATGAAATACCTTGCAACGTACCTTTCCAGGCCCAGGGAACAGCTGAGGAGGACAGCCTGAAGGAGGCAGCAGCTAGGATGTGAACGTCTCCGAAAAATCGTATGTTGCAAATTGCCAACGTGACAATATCAGGAGGTAGGGCTTCCAGGAGGTGACGCAGTCAGGAGGGTGGAACCTTCACGCACAAGATGAGAGCGTTCATCGCAGGGCTTGGGGAAGCAGGTGTGCTCCTTCCATCCCTTCCACCACATGAAGACTCAGTACCCATGCCAAGGCACCATGGTGGAAGCAGAGACTGGGCCCTCGCCATATGCAAATCTACCAGTGCTCTGATCTTGCACTTATCAACCTCCAGAGCTGTTtgacatttctgttctttatagaTCACCTAATGTCAGTCTGGTTATAGCAGCACAGATGGACAAGGACAGTGACCACTGCAGTGGCGGACACATAGCAGGCCCAGAGGATGTCACTACTCACGAGCCTGGACACAGGAGGCCTGCAGATCTTTCCCATTGTATTCACAGCAGAATGCATCTGTGACTCAGGAAACATCCCAGAACCACTTAATGTTCCATAGCCGTGTTTTCTAGTGTGGGTGCCATTTGCAACATATAACTATTggacacttgaaatgtggcttgtCTGAATCCAGAGGTGCTGTAAGCTAATAGTACACATTGAGTTTTGAAAACGTTCTtgtcaaaatgtaaaatgtattcaTCTTCGTGTATCGGTAGGTTATATGTTCCAAAATGTTCTGCAGCCCCCTGAAACAGTGCATATAGTACCCAAACCCACACGCACTATATTTTTTCCTATACATGCATATCTCTTATAAAGTTTaattataaattaggcacagtaagaaatTAACAGTTCATAATGACGATGAACAATTACAATGGCATACTGTCATAgaagttatttaaaacttatgaatcgtttatttctggaattttccatttaatattctaACACCATGGTTGACCACAaataactgaaaccacagaaactGAAACAATGGATAAGGAGGAACTACTCTACCTTAGTTATTTTAATATCAGTTACATGTTGAATGGCTCATATTTTGGGTTaaataaaatgctattaaaattaaatttacctACTTTGTTTTTTACTTAGAATATGGCTACTAGAAAATTGTAAATGACTCATGCAGTTCCCATATTTCCACTGGACAGTGTTGTTCTAGATCCTATGGAGCCTAGATCCTCTGACTTGAGGTCACTGGGATGCTAAAGGCCCCACATCCATGCTAGCTCTAGAAGGACTTCAGAGCCCATCTAGGAGCTGAGTGGTTGGGAAGTGCTGCACAGCAGTTGGGACCCCACTTGGggcgtctgcatcccatatcagagtgcatgatTCAAG encodes:
- the DUSP10 gene encoding dual specificity protein phosphatase 10, translating into MPPSPLDDRVVVALSRPVRPQDLNLCLDSSYLGSATPGSNSHTPVIATTVVSLKAANLTYMPSSSGSARSLNCGCSSASCCTVATYDKDNQAQTQAIASGTATTAIGTSTTCPTNQMVNNNENTGSLSPSGGVGSPVSGTPKQLASIKIIYPNDLAKKMTKCSKSHLPSQGPVIIDCRPFMEYNKSHIQGAVHINCADKISRRRLQQGKITVLDLISCREGKDSFKRIFSKEIIVYDENTNELSRVMPSQPLHIVLESLKREGKEPLVLKGGLSSFKQNHENLCDNSLQLQECREVGGGASAASSVLPQPLPSTPDIENAELTPILPFLFLGNEQDAQDLDTMQRLNIGYVINVTTHLPLYHYEKGLFNYKRLPATDSNKQNLRQYFEEAFEFIEEAHQCGKGLLIHCQAGVSRSATIVIAYLMKHTRMTMTDAYKFVKGKRPIISPNLNFMGQLLEFEEDLNNGVTPRILTPKLMGVETVV